Part of the Polyangiaceae bacterium genome, GCCCTTTGGCACCGCGCGCGCGAGGCGTCCGCTGAAGTAGCCGGTGCCGGCCCCGAGGTCGGCCACCACGTCGGCGGGCGCGAGGCCCAGCTCCTTGACGACCTCGTCCGGCTTCTGCCAGGCGTCGCGCTTCGGATCGTCGAACACCTTCGACCAGCGCTCGGCGTCGTCGAAGCGATGGTTTGCCGTCGGGGCGGAGTGTCCGCCGTGGGGGTGCTCCCCCGCGCCGGCGTGGTGCTGCTCGGCGTGGTGCCCGGCGTGCGCTGGCGGCGCTGCGGCGGGCTCCTTCTCGCCGCCTGCTGCCGGCAGCGGCGACGGGGGCGGTCCGCACTGGACCAGGATCAGGCTGGCGAGGGCGAGCAGGAGGGGAGACTTCATGTCGGCAGGCGATAGCACGGGCCGCGGCCGTGCGCAGGCTCACCCGCCCGACTTCTGCCGGAGCTCGTCGAGCTCGCGGTTCACGTCCAGAAAGCGCTGGGCCAGCGCGGTGACGAACGTCCGCATCCACGAGCGCTGGCCGCACTCTTGCTCCAGGGCGTCGAGCGTGATCTCCATCACGACGACGTCGTCCAGCGCGACCACGCTGGCGGCGCGCGGCTGGTCGGCGAAGATGCTGGTCTCGCCGAAGGCCTCGCCGGGCCCCATGATCCGGAGCGACCGCCGCTGGCCGTCCACGACTTGATACGCCTCGCAGCGCCCGCTGTTGATGATGTAGGCGGCGTCGGGGCTCTCCCCTTCCCGCACGATCACCGTCCCAGCTCGCAGCTCGATGCTGCGGAACCAGCCGCCCCCGCGCAAGAAGTCCGAGACCGCGAGCCTGAGCTCGTCCACGCTCGAGTAGCGCTCGGACGGCTCCCGTGACAGCGCTTTCAGCGTGATGCGACACAGGCCGGGCGGCAGGCGCAAATCTCCCACCACCCGCTCCGGAGGCTCGATCTGACCGCGAATGCTCTTCTCGATGGCCTGGTCGGAGCTCTCCGCCGAGTGCGGCGCGCGGTTGGTGAGGATTCGATACAGGATGGCGCCGAGGCCGAACACGTCGGTGCGCTCGTCGATGTCGGCGACGCGACCCTCCGCCTGTTCCGGCGCCATGTAGGCCGGAGTCCCGACCACGGCCCTGGAGCGCTCCGGGGACGCCGGCTCGCGGCCGCCGAGCACTCCGGCATCGACGCTCAAGTCCGACGGACGCGAGCCGCCGGTCAGGCGCGCGATGCCCCAGTCCATCAGGTAGACCTGGCCGTGGCTGCCCACCATGACGTTGTCGGGCTTCAGATCGCGGTGGATCACCCCACGGCTGTGCGCAAACGCG contains:
- a CDS encoding cyclic nucleotide-binding domain-containing protein, whose amino-acid sequence is MSDDAATRPTGKPRPERTLELAREPAGSGADFDTLVLDADGAESVRVHGAEEVPSTQRSAVVPVLPSERFEDQGEIGRGGMGSVHRVFDRAILRTVAEKRLHDSVRLLPGAAARFLEEAQITGQLDHPNIVPVHDIGVDETGSVTSFSMKLVKGRTLKELVAQAHAERLSGAHIEALLQVFLKLCDAVAFAHSRGVIHRDLKPDNVMVGSHGQVYLMDWGIARLTGGSRPSDLSVDAGVLGGREPASPERSRAVVGTPAYMAPEQAEGRVADIDERTDVFGLGAILYRILTNRAPHSAESSDQAIEKSIRGQIEPPERVVGDLRLPPGLCRITLKALSREPSERYSSVDELRLAVSDFLRGGGWFRSIELRAGTVIVREGESPDAAYIINSGRCEAYQVVDGQRRSLRIMGPGEAFGETSIFADQPRAASVVALDDVVVMEITLDALEQECGQRSWMRTFVTALAQRFLDVNRELDELRQKSGG